The genomic segment TGCTCTGAGCTGAGTACTGTCCCGTCAAGATCTAACGCCAATAATCTGTACATTTGAACGCCCTCACTTCTGCCCGTAGTATGAGTTTTTACCGTGCTTGCGCTTGTAGTGCTTATCGAGTAATTCTGGTTGAATGGTTACTTTTGGACTGATTGCTCGTGTTGCAGTTGCCATTGCGGCAATTTCTTCCATAACGACAGCATTGTGTACCGCATCTGAGCCATTTGTACCCCAAGTAAATGGTGCGTGACCAGCGATGATGGCTCCAGGGATGGCTTGAGGATCAATGTCTCGCTGATTAAACTCTTCAACGATGACGAGTCCGGTGTTTTTCTCATAATCGGTTTCGATCTCTTCCTTGCTCAGTAAGCGTGTGCAAGGAACATCGCCATAGAAGTAATCGGCGTGTGTGGTCCCCAAAGCTGGAATATCTCGACCAGCTTGCGCCCATATTGTCGCATTACGTGAATGGGTATGGACAACACCGCCGATGGTAGGGAAAGCTTTATAGAGTTCAATGTGCGTTGCGGTATCACTTGAAGGATTCAGGTTGCCTTCGAGACGATTACCCTCAAGATTGATAACAACGATATCATCGACCGTCATCACATCGTATTCCACACCTGACGGCTTAATTGCAATCACACCAAGTTTACGATCAATTTCTGATACGTTGCCCCATGTGAAGGTGACAAGACCATATTTAGGTAGCTGTAAGTTTGCAGCGAGAACGCGTTGCTTTAATTCTTGGTACATAAGTAAACTGCCGTTGTTCGTATTATAGGAAGAAGATGAAAAAGAGGATTGACTAGGCGAGTTGTCTAGGCAATCCTGACTAAGGCTATTTAGCCGCAACCTTGATCTTGTTGATCATAGCGTCGCCATTCTTCTCGATGTAGGCATTCCAAACAGGTTGGATAGCTTGTTGAAATGCTGCGCCGTCGACATCACGGTTGACTTGCATACCTTGTGATTCAAGCTCTGCAATCATCTCGTCTTCTTTCTCAATACTAAGCTTACGCTGCATCGCTACCGCTTCTGCTGAAACTTCTTCAATGATCTTTTGCTCTTCAGTGCTTAGGCTGTTGAACTTACGTAGGTTCATGGTAAGAACTAAAGGAGAGTAAGCATGTTGTGTAAGACTCAGGTA from the Vibrio hippocampi genome contains:
- a CDS encoding L-ribulose-5-phosphate 4-epimerase, which produces MYQELKQRVLAANLQLPKYGLVTFTWGNVSEIDRKLGVIAIKPSGVEYDVMTVDDIVVINLEGNRLEGNLNPSSDTATHIELYKAFPTIGGVVHTHSRNATIWAQAGRDIPALGTTHADYFYGDVPCTRLLSKEEIETDYEKNTGLVIVEEFNQRDIDPQAIPGAIIAGHAPFTWGTNGSDAVHNAVVMEEIAAMATATRAISPKVTIQPELLDKHYKRKHGKNSYYGQK